Sequence from the Prionailurus bengalensis isolate Pbe53 chromosome A3, Fcat_Pben_1.1_paternal_pri, whole genome shotgun sequence genome:
CGCTGAGTTCTAGAACAAGGCTGTACCGTGGCACAAACTTCATCACAGTCTCCTGACTAAACAGCTGGGAAGGAAACAGCATGAGGAGAGGTTAGTTTCTGACCAAGGGAGTGGTGTGAGCAGATCCAATTTGCTAAAAACAAGACCAAAGGCCCAAAATGGAATCACTTATGCTCAGTCCCACATCACTAAACCAGATCTAACTTACTTACAGTTTGGGCTCTCCCAGAAATAGAATCTTACATGAGTCAATCAGAAATATCCTGATCAGCACTAGCAAGGTAATGTGCCTGACAGACCCCTTCCATCCCCTAAAGGAAAACAGCCTGGCAATAATCaacctgggtttttttgtttttgttttcccagtgtAACCCCCTTGTTCCCGCCTCTTCCTGCCTggaagtctttcattttgtacagttCCTCCAAACTCCTATCTGCTCGACTAGATGCTGCCCGAATCAGGAGTCACTGATCAAAGCCAATAAGATCTTTGACATTTACTcagttaaattttacttttaacagATGCCACAGCCACTCGCCATCTCATAAGGACCCAGTGACAGGGAAGCCACATAGAATAAACCAGCTCCCTGCCCTTGGCACAGGACCTGCCACCCCACAGGcatcccccacctctgcccccatgCAGATCAGGCCAAGGAGCCTCCTGTCATGTGCACCCAGAGGCAACACTAGCCCAGCACAAGGATTACAGCTTTCTAACAGTCCTCTGCATGGTACCCGCTAGACCCAATGCAGGCACTACTCCAGACAACCCAGCTGAACCCAGAGAAGGGTTCAGGGCTCCCCACATCTGACAAAGACACAACACTGAAGTCAATGTCCAAACTGACATGGACTCCAGCACAGCTTAACCAGAATGAACGCCAAGCTCTCAGACTAAGTTTAACACATTTCAAACATGCAAGGTGCAAATGATGGAGACATGATGGCAGTTTGTGTTGATGAGAAAAGACCTGGACAAGTTAAATGAGCATGTCCCTGCCCCCTGAGCCCTGGCAGCTCTGCTCAAGGCCAGAGTACAGATGGAGGAAAACCCCTCCATGCTAAGCAAGGCACCGTCTAGCAGCCTCCTGACTCAGCCAGGTCAAGGGCCACATGGGGCTACTGAAGGGTTATAAGAGCAGAGAAACCAGAGGGTGAAATATGAAATTTCTGGCACAGCAGAACACTAGGGAGGAAATGATGCCAGTACGCGACTGCATAAGGCCAATGAGCACAAATTAATAGGCAGATGTCtacctctttttaatttttttaatgtattcatttttgagagagagaaagagacagagtgagtgggggagaggcagagaaagggagagagagaatcccaagcagactccgtactgtcagcacagacagggggctcgaactcaaaaaaccatgagatcatgaccttagccacaaccaagagttggatgcttaactgactgagccacccaggcgcccctatctacCTCTTAATGTAAGGGGAAACAGCCAAACAACTGCACGTGTCCAGTGGATAATGTCTCCTAGACAAAGGAGAAAACTTGCAAAGGTCCAAACAGACATACAAGTTGACTGAGTTCTAAAAAGTTTTATGGCAACCAAAGTTACATTATAACTTAAAACACTCCATAAGACTTCCCACGGCCTGTGAAATGCCATCTCACTTCAGTGTTAGGTCCTCCCTTTTCTGCTCTATCTTATCCCTAAGAcatctcaccctctctctttggtTTAAGTTGCTTTCCCAGAAAGCCCTCAAATCTTCGCCCCAATTTCTAACCCCCAGTGCTGAAACTTCCCCACCCAGACTTTCTAAAAGCTCTTCAAACTCAACAGACTCCCCAGCAGAGGAGACCAGGCCCCTGACACCAGCTGCTGATGCCAAGAACCCTGCCCTCATTCCTGATCCCTTCTCTCCAAGCCATGCAAGCCGGGCTCCATGGGGTCTTATCATGTATATGTAcctcccaccccaggctctgCCCTACCACCCTTCCTGGCTGCCGCAGCCTCCTCCACGCCAAGCTCCTCACAGCCAGTGGAGCCATGCCACAGGCTGCTCTCCACACAGCAGCTTCAGTTGTcactttaaaatttcctttgtgcTATATCACTCCCCACCCAAACAATTCAGTCAAGAAGTGACTTGTGAAACCCAGCAGGGTAGGTGTGTGCAGAGGCTGGAACCACAGTGGCCTAGACCAAGAGTCAGTCTTAGCAGGGTGAGGGACAGTCCACGCTGGGGGTAAGGAGAGGGCAGTGGCATGAAGCAGGGCATCAGAACCCAGGCAGGGTGAGACATGTTCCTACAGTGGGGTGATCAGGCACAGGCTGGCAGAGCTCAGGCAGAGTGAGGAGGGTGTTTGCTTGGGGACGACTTGGTGCAGGTACCAGAGCCTCTGAGAGGAAAGGCAAGCCCCTCACAtggctgggaggaggaagaaggcccAGTGTAGGATGCTAGAGCTCTAGCAGGACCCATGATGGAGGGACAATGGTCAGATTGGTGATGTCTGGGGAATGTGATCAAATAGGTAGGAAAGATAATAGGATCTAGGTTTCTCACTACTAgagaagggaaatacaaatatggAAGTGGAGAAAACTAGAATAAATCCTGTGGTATGAGACTGGAAGCAGCAATACCAGCATTACTTACCAGCATCAATTTAAataaacagatggcaaataaacatgtgTGAACATGTGTACATACACtgtatatacagttgacccctgaacaacaCCGGTTTGAACTGCAGCAGGTCCACCTATATGCAGatttgttttgataaatatagtgctataaatgtattttctcttccttacaattttaatatttttttctctagtttgctttattataagaataaagtatataatacatataacacataaaTTATATGTTAATCAATTGTTTGTTATCAttgaggcttctggtcaacaggcTGTTGGTAGTTAAGTCTTTGGGGAGTCAAAGGTTATAGGCatattttcaactgcacaggggcCAGTGtccctaacccccatgttgttcaacgGTCAAATGTATTGATAAATGTAtgaatacacatgcatatattccCTGGTTTTGTCTATTGAGGGAGCCTGGTGGCAGTGATACACCAAAAGCAATGAGCACAAGCAACACCAGATCCCCTCTagaaggaaccagggctccttggagaaatggttgattaCAGAGCTGGAACATGGAAAATACTGGAACatggaaaatacaagatgagcctaAACACTGTatggtgccagaaagtaaggaaccACTCCAAAAATGTTAGGAATATGTGCAAAGGTCAGGGAGCCACACTGaaggggctcccactggccaTAGCCAGACAATTtgagcctcaaaataaataatgatagtaatagaCTATAATCCattgaataaaaaagacaaccatgagatcatgccgatgtttacttatttagaaaGTACTTCttcacaaaatatgtgttaattactAGTGGAAAATGAGTGACTTCACAATGGAGAAGCCTGGCATTCACCACAGAATCAAGTGGCCAACACTGCCACCACCAGCATGGGACAAGCTGACATTATGTGCCTCCTCACAGGACACACTGAGAACACAACTTCACTTCATGGTCTTCCTGCCAGAGATGCATAACCTAAATCTAATCATTAGAAATGCCAGATGACCCAAATGGAAGTATACTCTGCAACATAACTGACCTGTAATTCTCAAAAAGATCAAGACTAAGGCACTGTTCCAGACTGAAGGAGAATAAAGAGATGTGACAAGTCAAGGCCACTCCTTGTCCTGAGTTGAATCCTCTGTTACGACATCACCAGGGTAactcccaaaactcaaatgggGTCTGTGGATTGGATGGCCACCACTATCCATGTGAGTTTCCTGTTTCAGTGGGTGGTCATGGGGAGAATGTCCTTATTACAGGAAAATCACAAAAGTATCTGAGGATGCAGGGCATCAGGTCAGCAACTTATTGCAATAGTTCAAGGACAAAAGTCCTTTGCTGCTCTTCTAAGTCTGATactgtctcaaaactaaaaacacagaaaaactaaaaacataccAAAATCCTCAATGACTTCAatcacatttagaataaaatctagCCTCTTTTTCACATCTGCAAGGCCTGTGGTCCTCTCCCATTGCACTCAATCTGCCGTCTCTGCGGCCACACAAAGGTGCTGAGCTCTCCCGCACCAGGAACATGTGTCACCACTCTGGCTCCTTCTCACACCTGTGGTCTCAGCTCCCTGGGCACACATCCTTCCACAGTAATTCTGAGAGCCTACCGTGTGCCAGACAATGTTCTAGGTGCTGCGAACACAGGAGCGAACGAAAGATGGAGCATGTGTTCTGTCATGCGAAGAGACAAACCACCACCCCCATCACCACATCACATCCTTGCTGTGGGAAGACGGACAGGCACAGAATTGGAGTACTCACTACAGTCAGTACGGGCATTATGTGCATATTCTCATTACATTTTTTCAGTACCTAATGAAATAGAACAATGCTATTATTCTTTCCCCTTGAAAGATGGAGgaattgaggcagagagagatcatATCATCTGCCCAGGGTCCCACAACTGGTCTGGCCTTCTTCAAAACTCCCGTCCTTCCCACCTCACTATTCTGCCTCCTCTTAGGTCCCAGTAGGAACAGATGGTGGCTCTGGAACCAACAAAGTGAAGAGGAAGAATGTGTTATTTCTAAACAGATCAGGATTATCCACAGTGACACACTGAATTTGGAACAAAACTGAAGGCCATGGGCCAGCCCGACAGGGCAGGTACCCACAGCCCCTCAGCAGGGCCCAGACAAAGGGCCCAGCAGTACAGAGACTCAGTAATTGCTGCCTAGTACCTTTCAGGGCCTTAAGTTACAAttattttaacatctattcaATATTCAATATCCAATATCAATTTCAAACATCTATTCGGTCTGTGAAATGGAGCATGTTAGAAATGAAGGTTTCTGCATGATGGAAGTACCTATATCAGCAGGTTGCTCATCCAGTATAAAACATATAGAATTACACTGAGTACATTTCATGGAACTCACTGGGGAAAAAGGCTTTTGTAAAGGATCTGTGGCTGGCCATTGGTGGGggtaggtgatttttttttttttaatgaaaaagtttggTTGCTAAGAGGTCAAAGGTCAAGATCTGGTACAGGGTGCAGGAGAAATCGGGATGTGAATGACAGAAAGTTCCAGAAGGTAGGAGGACGTAGGGTGGGATGGGGCCAAGGTAAGTGTGTGCCTGATGACCATTTGAGAAGCAGCAGTATGGTCTGCAGGGGCCCCATATGAAGGCCTAGTTGCAGGATCTGTGGAAAGGGGAGGTATGGAGGGGGCAGGCATGACTGACAGACCATGATGGTGAGGTGACAACAAAACCAGAAGGAAAATATCAAAGGGTTCAAATGTTTCAATTTACATTTCAGGCtgaataataaatatgttttaaagaagtCACTAACAGTACTAAATATGATCagaatgagaatttttaaagctaCGAAGGTCAAAAAAAGATCGTAATTagatgcattttcattttgttttttggaattgTAGTTTTCATACTTAccttaaaaatcattcttttaatatAGGGTCTCTCAGATAAGAAATCCAACATAGAAAACCCAGGATTGGAGCGAATGGTCCCCATGCCGACCCAGTACCCGCCAGAGCTGCTAGGTCGGATGTTGTCTGGAAATCCAGGCAGGTTCTCCACGAACAGATCAGCCCCTCCCTTCATCAGGCCAGACACGTAGAATCTGAAAAATTCACCCAAGCAGGTAGTGAGCAGAAGCCTCCGGATTTATGGAAAAATTTTAGCCAAGCACCAAAATTGTCTTGGTTCCAATCAATTTATGGAAACAACTATAAACCTGTCCATCATGAACAAAAGCACAGCTGATGACAggggcccctgccctgggcccaaCTAGATGCAGTTGCAGGAAGATGACCCACCTAATGGATAAACGGACCCAGGATGCATGCAATCAGCATTAAATTGAGACTCTCCAAGGCTGTGACTTTTCAAGCAGGGTGAGACGGGGGAGAAGGAAAACACATTCCTGAATTTTACTGCTTTCCTTATCACACAAAGGAGAAGGTAACCTGCCGCCCACATCTCAGATCATGTAGGTTGATGTCTCCCAGCCCATCCCAGGCCAGGCCACAGTGAGCTCTGGCCATCCCGACAGCTCAGTGGGTACGCACGTACCTTCTTATCCTTGCCATTGTTGTCTCGGCCACCAGGACAAAGTCCTCTGCAGGAGAAAGCTGCACTCCGTTGGGGAACCGCAACTGGTCCAGTAAAACCTTCACTTCCTGGGTCTTGGTGTCATACTCTAGCAGGCTGCAGGGCGCCAACAGCTAAGACTCACGTGGGAGAGTTCGTGGCCTTGCCCCATTGGAGCCTTGCTCCCCTCTGAGCCTGGGGCAGAGGCCTGCAGAAGGGGATCCTCCTTACACTGCAGTGACAAGGCCCCTGATGGTCCTCTGCCCAGACCTGGCTCCAGGCTGCCCCTGGAGGCCTTCCCATCTGAAGCAGACCCAGGCATCCTCTTCCTGAGAACCCCCTAGTCAGTTTTCTCGCTGAGCTGGAATCTGGCTCAGCACCAGGGAGGGCCCCCATGGCTCCAGCCTCACAGGAGTTCCCCTTTGGAGGGATGACCTGAAACCCAGGCCAGCCTGCACGGTCCCGCCTAGAGTGCCAACCGACCACATGCTCAGATGGACTGGcctgttttaatttcatttttcaaagagaaagtgTGAACATCTTGCTCTGTTGTGTTGCATCCATCACCCATTTCCAGAAGCCATTAATGTCCTATCTCAAAAGCTGCAATATTATGCTCAGAAACACTCCAATGCCTCCCACAAATAAGCTCTGTGAAGTCACCCTGACTGACTGATGATCTCATTAAGCAGAAGATCTGAAATAAACACTCACCGCCCATCATCTGTTCCCTCCATAACCAGAAGCAGGTAATCTCGTCTCTGCCATTTGCTGCTAGAATCTGTAAAGTAAATCTTCCTCCCATCCTGAGTTACTGTAAGATCATTCACAAAGGACATTTTCCTCCCCTCTATCGGTGTCTCAGAGGAGAGCAGCAGCTTCACCTCACCTGaggtaagaaggaagaaaagaagggagggagagaagacctGTTTTCATTCCAAGAAATTGTATCTCAATGATCTCAAAATATTAATCAGCTTAcctgatttaaaaggaaaaactaaaatgagCTTCTCTCACATGCCAGTAGATTTATTCCCTTACAGTTAAAAACAagtgctttcctttctttcatctgttaggtgataaatttttttaaactaacttcATTAAAGGCAGAATCCTCCCTCTAAGGATGAGGACCTCTTCCTTTTATCAAGacaaactgacttttaaaaatctattatgagtcttaggggcgcctgggtggctcaatcggttgagcatccgacttcagctcaggtcataatctcatggtttgtgagttcaaaccctgtgtatcagcacagagcctgctttggatcctctattcctcattctctgttcttcccccattctttccctccctctctctctctccctccccctctcccccccaaaaagaaaaaaaaataataatctattaCAAGTCTTAGACAAAAGGcaactttcttttcatttgcttgagagaaatacaaaatgttcCATTCACCtgtttttaagtaaagaaatagTGATGgtggtaaacttttaaaaataggaaaacaaccATTTATGGAATGATAAGCTCTCTCTttgtataatctcatttaaaccCTCACACGATCCCCCAAGGTAGGCACTACCATTAGCCCTGTATCATGGATGGGTAAACTGCACAGAGAGGCTGAGGCAGCTGCAtagtcacacagccagcaaacaGGACCCAGGTACTACCCACAATAACAAATTCCTCCATCATACAAACTCCCCTGCTGAAGCACATAGAGAAAAACAGGAGGAACaggtggaaaaagaacaaatgaaaagacatacaCAGAAAACAGAcgagatacagagagacacagaaaaacaaagaggagtTCTAACTTTTTAAGGATAAGATCCTGCAgctaaaaaacaaataggaaattgGGATATATGACAAATACCATCATGTAACTGATACATGATACACGTAGGCATTACTTGCAGTACTATtcaatgaataagaaaataatacaaagtttCCAGTAGTCTTActgaacaaatatcattaaatcCACTTATGTAATTATTGTTTAAAACATCTGAAGTCaccacagaaggaaagaagacattgTTACATACGTTTCCATGGATTTACTTCAAATAGTCCCTTATATGCATCAGCCACAAAAAGGGTTCCATTGGGCCCTGCCCGGATGCCCAAGGGCCTCCCACAAGCAGGCTCATCATCTCGGGTTTCTAGAGAAACAAATGGTAGGAATCAGTGGCTGGTCCCAGGTTCTACCTGTGTCTCCAAGCATCTCATCCATCCCGTACTAAATATATGTCAAGCTGTTCAGAACAAAAAGACCATGGCTTTAGAGACAGATGTATACCCTAGCGTTCCAGCCCCCTCAGAACTTATGACAACTGTCTGGTGTATCCAGAGAGACCAACTGAGAACATGGATCTGAACATATGAACAACAACTGGTACCCGAGAATCACATTCATATCAACATCCTGAGACTTGGACAGTTAACTCAGGGACATCATCAGGACCCAGGCCCCAACTCTAGAACCCCCACCCCGGAATCTCAGGAATTGTGAGTTTAATCCCAATAGCCTGACCTGAACACTGTGCCCATCTATGGCACTGCCAGTTGTCCCTCCACCTGGCTGAAAGTAAGAGCTACtattttaatacctttttaaaacCTGAGGCAATGCATATTTATTGCAGTGGTGTTCACTGCAGGGTTCCTTATGCAGAGGCACTTACTGCAAGGATTCTCACTGCAGGGGTGCTTATGCAACATGCTTACTGCAGGGTGCTTTCTACAGGGTGCTATCTGCAGGGTTGCTTTCTGCAAGGTGCTTTCTGCAGGGTGCTCTCTGCAGGGTTGCTTACTGCGGGGTGCTCACTGCAGGGTTGTTTACTGTGGGGTGCTCATATTGCAGAGTTGTTTACTGCAGGTTGCTTACTGCGGGGTGCTCACTGGGGGGTTGCTTACTGCGGGGTACTCACTGCATGGTTGTTTACTGTGGGGTGCTCACTGCAGGGTTGTTTACTGTGGGGTGCTCACTGCGGGGTTGCTTACTGTGGAGTGCTCACTGCGGGATTGCTTACTGCAGGGTACTCACTGCGGGGTTGTTTACTATGGGGTACTCACTGTGGGGTGTTCACTGCAGGGTT
This genomic interval carries:
- the LOC122496652 gene encoding adipocyte plasma membrane-associated protein isoform X1, which translates into the protein MSEADGLRQRRPLRPQVVTDDGQVPEAKDGSSFSGRVFRVTFLMLAVSLTVPLLGALLLLDSPIDPQPLSFKEPPLLLGVLQPNMKLRQAERLFENQLIGPESIANIGDVMFTGTADGRIVKLENGEVETIARFGSGPCKTRDDEPACGRPLGIRAGPNGTLFVADAYKGLFEVNPWKREVKLLLSSETPIEGRKMSFVNDLTVTQDGRKIYFTDSSSKWQRRDYLLLVMEGTDDGRLLEYDTKTQEVKVLLDQLRFPNGVQLSPAEDFVLVAETTMARIRRFYVSGLMKGGADLFVENLPGFPDNIRPSSSGGYWVGMGTIRSNPGFSMLDFLSERPYIKRMIFKLFSQETVMKFVPRYSLVLELSDSGAFRRSLHDPDGQVASYISEVHEHDGHLYLGSFRAPFLCRLNLQSV